A stretch of Streptococcus sp. oral taxon 061 DNA encodes these proteins:
- the budA gene encoding acetolactate decarboxylase, whose product MIKVQEPVKLFQYNTLGALMAGLYGGTMTVGELLEHGDLGLGTLDSIDGELIVLDGKAYQAKGSGEKPEIVEVSPDALIPYAAVVPHQAEVIFRQRFEMTDQELEKRIESYYDGENLFRSIKIHGDFKHMHVRMIPKSTTETKFAEVATHQPEYSCENVSGTIVGFWTPEIFHGVSVAGYHLHFISDDLTFGGHVMDFVIKEGIVEVGAVDQLDQRFPVQDRQYLFAKFNVDEMKKDIDQAE is encoded by the coding sequence ATGATAAAGGTGCAAGAACCAGTTAAATTATTCCAATATAATACTTTGGGAGCCTTGATGGCAGGACTTTACGGCGGGACCATGACAGTTGGTGAGTTATTGGAACATGGAGATTTAGGGCTAGGAACCTTGGACTCTATTGATGGGGAGTTAATTGTCTTAGATGGTAAAGCCTATCAAGCTAAGGGTTCAGGTGAGAAGCCTGAAATCGTTGAAGTTTCACCAGACGCGCTGATTCCCTATGCAGCAGTTGTACCCCATCAGGCAGAAGTCATTTTTCGCCAGCGTTTTGAAATGACTGATCAGGAACTAGAAAAACGTATCGAGTCCTATTATGATGGAGAAAACCTCTTCCGCTCTATCAAAATTCATGGTGACTTTAAACACATGCATGTTCGCATGATTCCAAAATCAACAACTGAAACAAAGTTTGCTGAGGTTGCGACTCATCAGCCTGAATATAGTTGCGAAAATGTCTCTGGGACTATCGTTGGATTCTGGACACCTGAAATTTTCCATGGTGTCAGTGTCGCAGGTTATCATTTGCACTTTATCTCAGATGACCTAACCTTTGGTGGTCACGTTATGGACTTTGTCATCAAGGAAGGAATCGTAGAGGTTGGAGCTGTCGATCAGTTGGATCAACGTTTCCCTGTCCAGGATCGTCAGTACCTCTTTGCTAAGTTCAATGTTGATGAGATGAAAAAAGATATCGATCAGGCTGAATAA
- the pstA gene encoding phosphate ABC transporter permease PstA produces the protein MHAKKLDKLATAILYTIAGIIVTILASLILYILVRGLPHVSWSFLTGKSSSYQAGGGIGIQLYNSFFLLVITLFISVPLSMGAGIFLAEYAKKGRITNFVRTCIEILSSLPSVVVGLFGYLIFVVQFEYGFSIISGALALTVFNLPQMTRNVEDSLKHVHHTQREAGLALGLSRWETVLHVVIPEALPGIVTGVVLASGRIFGEAAALIYTAGQSAPALDWSNWNVLSVTSPISIFRQAETLAVHIWKVNSEGTIPDGTLVSAGSAAVLLIFILIFNFGARKLGSYLHKKLTAA, from the coding sequence ATGCACGCTAAGAAATTAGATAAACTTGCAACAGCTATCCTCTACACCATCGCAGGAATCATTGTGACCATTCTAGCTTCCTTGATTCTTTATATCTTGGTTCGAGGTTTACCTCATGTTTCTTGGTCATTCTTGACAGGAAAATCATCCTCCTATCAAGCAGGTGGTGGTATTGGAATTCAGCTTTATAATTCCTTTTTCCTTTTGGTGATTACCTTATTTATCTCAGTACCTCTTTCAATGGGAGCTGGAATTTTCCTAGCAGAGTATGCTAAAAAAGGTCGGATTACAAATTTTGTCCGTACCTGTATTGAAATCTTGTCTTCTCTACCATCCGTTGTAGTCGGTCTCTTTGGTTACCTTATCTTTGTCGTTCAGTTTGAATATGGATTTTCAATTATTTCAGGTGCCTTGGCTTTAACCGTCTTTAACCTTCCACAGATGACACGTAATGTTGAAGACAGTTTGAAGCACGTTCACCATACGCAACGTGAAGCAGGTTTAGCACTTGGACTTTCACGTTGGGAAACAGTTCTTCATGTCGTTATCCCCGAAGCCTTACCTGGTATTGTTACTGGGGTAGTACTTGCATCAGGTCGTATCTTTGGTGAAGCTGCAGCTCTTATCTACACAGCAGGACAATCAGCACCAGCTCTTGATTGGTCAAACTGGAATGTCCTCAGCGTAACCAGTCCAATCTCAATCTTCCGTCAAGCAGAAACCTTGGCTGTTCATATCTGGAAAGTCAACAGTGAAGGAACTATTCCTGATGGAACACTTGTTTCAGCAGGTTCTGCAGCGGTGCTCCTAATCTTTATCTTAATCTTTAACTTTGGAGCTCGCAAACTCGGAAGCTACCTACACAAGAAATTAACCGCTGCCTAA
- a CDS encoding PLP-dependent aminotransferase family protein, whose protein sequence is MKQESKYEQVVHYLKEEIESGKLQTGSRLPSIRKLSQDFHCSKDTVQRALLELRYEKYIYSKPQSGYYVLEQQASHEDLVISVNDEHAAAYDDFRLCVNESLIGRENYLYNYYEHQEGLEELRKSVQKLLFDQAIYSKPDQLVMTTGTQQALFILSQIDFPSKGQEILVEQPTYHRMNQLLLAQNIPYQTIERRVDGIDLKELEKHFKSGNIKFFYTIPRFHYPLGHSYSEEEKRAILDLAAKYQIYIVEDDYLGDLDPKMGQTFHYLDQNDLVIYIKSFSTSIFPALRITALILPNVMKEAFVSYKNILDYDNNLIMQKALSLYIDSQLFEKNRVARLALQEKSQDFIHKLLKSYPLSLPNYPLHDGLLLDLRNYPKIASLKHSSLNLDFFESSYIETCPYQFAKVPLENLETTLNYLKTESGTEIGNSL, encoded by the coding sequence ATGAAGCAAGAAAGTAAGTACGAACAAGTTGTTCACTATCTAAAAGAAGAGATTGAATCAGGAAAACTTCAAACAGGAAGTCGTCTACCTTCTATCCGAAAACTCAGTCAAGACTTCCACTGCAGTAAAGATACTGTGCAGCGTGCACTTTTGGAACTCCGATACGAGAAATACATATACTCCAAACCTCAAAGTGGCTATTATGTTTTAGAACAACAAGCTAGCCACGAAGACCTCGTTATCTCGGTCAATGACGAACATGCTGCTGCCTATGATGATTTTCGTCTTTGTGTCAATGAAAGCTTGATTGGTCGAGAAAATTATCTCTACAACTACTATGAACACCAAGAGGGTTTAGAAGAATTACGAAAGTCTGTTCAGAAACTACTGTTTGACCAAGCTATCTATAGTAAACCCGATCAATTAGTCATGACAACTGGAACCCAACAAGCACTGTTTATTCTTTCTCAAATTGACTTTCCAAGTAAGGGCCAAGAAATACTGGTCGAACAACCAACCTATCACCGAATGAACCAACTTCTGCTGGCTCAAAATATTCCCTATCAAACCATTGAACGTCGCGTGGATGGCATTGACCTGAAAGAACTTGAGAAACATTTTAAAAGTGGTAACATTAAGTTTTTCTACACCATTCCTCGATTCCACTATCCGCTGGGTCATTCATATTCTGAAGAGGAGAAACGTGCTATCCTTGATCTAGCAGCCAAATATCAAATTTATATTGTTGAAGATGATTATCTGGGAGATCTAGATCCTAAAATGGGACAAACCTTTCATTATTTGGACCAAAATGATTTGGTCATCTACATCAAGTCTTTTTCAACAAGTATTTTCCCCGCACTTCGAATCACTGCTCTCATACTTCCAAATGTTATGAAAGAAGCTTTTGTCTCTTATAAAAACATTCTGGACTATGATAACAACCTCATTATGCAAAAGGCTTTATCTCTCTATATTGATAGTCAACTCTTTGAAAAAAATAGAGTAGCAAGATTGGCACTGCAAGAGAAAAGTCAAGACTTCATTCATAAGCTATTAAAATCTTATCCCCTTTCCCTACCAAACTATCCTCTCCATGATGGACTTTTGCTTGATCTCAGGAACTATCCTAAGATTGCAAGCCTCAAACATAGCTCTTTAAATCTAGACTTTTTCGAATCGTCCTACATTGAGACTTGCCCTTATCAATTTGCTAAGGTTCCTTTAGAAAATCTTGAAACAACTTTAAATTACTTAAAAACAGAGAGTGGGACAGAAATCGGTAATTCGTTATAA
- the pstB gene encoding phosphate ABC transporter ATP-binding protein PstB has translation MSKYNWDERHIITFPEEKVALSTKDLHVYYGKNESIKGVDMQFEKNKITALIGPSGSGKSTYLRSLNRMNDTIDIAKVTGQILYRGIDVNRPEINVYEMRKHIGMVFQRPNPFAKSIYRNITFAHERAGVKDKKVLDEIVETSLRQAALWDQVKDDLHKSALTLSGGQQQRLCIARAISVKPDILLMDEPASALDPIATAQLEETMLELKKDFTIIIVTHSMQQAARASDYTGFFYLGDLIEYDKTANIFQNAKLQSTNDYVTGHFG, from the coding sequence ATGTCAAAATATAATTGGGATGAAAGGCATATCATTACCTTTCCAGAAGAAAAAGTGGCCCTCTCTACTAAGGATTTACATGTTTACTACGGTAAAAACGAATCCATTAAGGGCGTCGATATGCAATTCGAAAAAAACAAAATCACGGCCTTGATAGGTCCGTCTGGATCAGGGAAATCAACCTACCTTCGCAGTCTCAACCGTATGAATGATACCATTGATATTGCTAAGGTGACAGGACAGATTCTCTATCGAGGTATTGACGTTAACCGTCCTGAAATCAATGTTTATGAAATGCGTAAACATATCGGAATGGTGTTCCAACGTCCAAATCCATTTGCAAAATCAATCTATCGTAATATTACTTTTGCACATGAACGTGCAGGAGTTAAGGACAAGAAAGTCCTAGATGAAATTGTAGAAACCTCTCTTCGTCAGGCTGCCCTCTGGGATCAGGTCAAAGATGACCTTCATAAGTCTGCCTTAACCCTATCAGGTGGTCAACAGCAACGTCTTTGTATCGCTCGTGCCATCTCTGTTAAACCAGATATTCTCTTGATGGATGAACCTGCATCAGCCTTGGACCCGATTGCGACAGCTCAACTTGAGGAAACTATGTTGGAGTTGAAGAAGGACTTTACCATTATCATCGTAACCCACAGTATGCAACAGGCTGCGCGTGCTAGTGACTACACAGGATTTTTCTACTTGGGTGACTTGATTGAATATGATAAGACTGCTAATATTTTCCAAAATGCTAAGCTACAGTCAACCAATGACTATGTAACAGGACACTTTGGTTAG
- a CDS encoding YhfC family intramembrane metalloprotease yields the protein MKIHVIITMIALFVILIAAIWFSKKKYKINLSVLGLGAVAFFVSSQVLEKIVHLLVLHPQKDGTISLMQEHPFLYVLYGIAMAALFEETARLVFFKWLEKKRALEDSDALAYGLGHGGLELLYLGMGSLISLLILFSLLESSNPDLANLLPKTTLETVQSLSAWQVYLLGVERVLALIMQIGLSFWVYQAVRQKNWIYLVTAYGLHAFFDLAPSLSQVGWISNPLLVEGLLAMEVVLFVYFTKTILYKE from the coding sequence ATGAAAATTCATGTAATAATCACAATGATAGCTTTATTTGTAATTCTCATAGCTGCCATTTGGTTCTCAAAAAAGAAGTACAAGATTAACCTTTCAGTTTTAGGACTTGGGGCAGTTGCATTTTTTGTATCATCTCAAGTACTGGAGAAAATTGTTCACCTTTTGGTGCTTCATCCACAAAAAGATGGAACCATTTCGCTTATGCAGGAGCACCCTTTTTTATATGTCCTTTATGGAATTGCTATGGCAGCTCTCTTTGAAGAAACGGCTCGACTTGTCTTCTTTAAATGGTTAGAGAAGAAGAGAGCTTTGGAAGATTCGGATGCCCTCGCCTATGGACTTGGTCATGGTGGCTTAGAATTGCTCTACCTCGGAATGGGAAGCTTGATTAGTCTTTTGATTCTCTTTTCGTTATTAGAGTCTTCAAATCCAGATTTGGCAAATCTCCTTCCGAAAACTACTCTCGAAACAGTTCAATCTCTATCTGCTTGGCAGGTTTATTTACTAGGTGTTGAGCGTGTGCTTGCTCTTATTATGCAAATCGGTCTCTCTTTCTGGGTCTATCAAGCAGTTCGTCAAAAGAATTGGATTTATCTAGTAACTGCTTATGGTTTACATGCCTTCTTTGATCTGGCTCCGAGTCTATCTCAGGTTGGTTGGATTTCAAATCCGCTTCTTGTTGAAGGATTGTTAGCAATGGAAGTTGTTCTATTTGTATACTTTACAAAAACCATCTTGTATAAAGAATAA
- the murB gene encoding UDP-N-acetylmuramate dehydrogenase: MTVLDKLKETLEGIDIRFDEPLKTYTYTKVGGKADYLAFPRNHYEMARVVKFANQENIPWMVLGNASNIIVREGGIRGFVIMCDKLNNVSVDGYTIEAEAGANLIETTRIALRHSLTGFEFACGIPGSVGGAVFMNAGAYGGEIAHILQSCKVLTKDGEIVTLSAKDLAFGYRHSAIQDSGAVVLSAKFALSPGNYETINQEMERLTHLRELKQPLEYPSCGSVFKRPVGHFAGQLISEAGLKGYRIGGVEVSEKHAGFMINVADGTARDYEDLIESVIDKVREHSGVTLEREVRILGEHE, encoded by the coding sequence ATGACAGTACTAGATAAATTAAAAGAAACATTAGAAGGAATTGATATTCGATTCGATGAGCCATTAAAAACTTATACCTATACCAAAGTCGGAGGGAAGGCAGATTACTTAGCTTTTCCTCGCAATCATTATGAGATGGCCCGTGTGGTTAAGTTCGCTAATCAAGAAAATATCCCATGGATGGTTCTTGGAAATGCCAGTAATATTATTGTCCGAGAAGGCGGAATTCGTGGCTTTGTCATTATGTGTGACAAGCTCAACAATGTTTCGGTCGATGGTTACACCATTGAAGCAGAAGCAGGTGCTAACTTGATTGAGACCACTCGTATTGCTCTACGCCATAGCTTGACTGGTTTTGAGTTTGCCTGTGGAATTCCAGGAAGCGTTGGTGGAGCTGTCTTTATGAACGCTGGTGCTTATGGAGGTGAGATTGCTCATATTTTGCAGTCTTGCAAAGTATTGACCAAGGATGGGGAAATCGTGACTTTATCAGCTAAGGATTTAGCCTTTGGTTATCGTCATTCAGCTATTCAAGATTCTGGAGCAGTAGTCTTATCAGCTAAATTTGCACTATCTCCAGGGAATTATGAGACTATTAATCAAGAAATGGAACGTTTGACCCACCTTCGAGAACTCAAACAACCTTTGGAATATCCATCATGTGGTTCTGTCTTTAAACGTCCAGTCGGGCATTTTGCAGGGCAATTGATTTCAGAAGCTGGTTTGAAGGGCTACCGTATCGGTGGTGTCGAAGTCTCAGAAAAACATGCAGGCTTTATGATAAACGTGGCTGATGGGACTGCTCGAGATTATGAAGACTTAATTGAGTCTGTCATTGACAAAGTTAGAGAACATTCAGGTGTTACCTTAGAGCGAGAAGTTCGTATCTTGGGTGAGCACGAATAA
- the phoU gene encoding phosphate signaling complex protein PhoU codes for MLRSQFEEDLEKLHNQFYAMGQEVLSQINRTVRAFVTHDRDLAKEVIEEDAEVNEYEVKLEKKSFEIIALQQPVSQDLRTVLTVLKAVSDLERMGDHAVSIAEATIRMKGEQRIPAVEEEIKNMGRDVKDFVETTLELYLNGSVDKAYEVATMDEKINHYFENIRDLATEEIRKNPDAIVTGRDYFQVISYLERIGDYAKNICEWVVYFETGKIVEL; via the coding sequence ATGTTACGATCTCAATTTGAAGAAGATTTAGAGAAATTGCACAACCAATTTTACGCGATGGGACAAGAAGTTCTTTCCCAAATCAATCGTACAGTACGAGCTTTTGTGACACATGACCGTGACTTGGCAAAAGAAGTTATCGAGGAAGACGCAGAAGTAAATGAATATGAAGTAAAACTTGAAAAGAAATCATTTGAAATTATTGCACTTCAACAGCCTGTTTCACAAGACTTGCGTACAGTTCTAACTGTTCTAAAGGCTGTTTCAGACTTGGAACGTATGGGGGACCACGCAGTATCCATTGCTGAAGCTACTATTCGTATGAAGGGTGAACAACGTATCCCAGCAGTTGAGGAAGAAATCAAAAACATGGGACGCGATGTTAAAGATTTTGTGGAAACAACTCTTGAACTTTACCTTAACGGATCAGTTGATAAGGCCTACGAAGTTGCAACCATGGATGAAAAAATCAACCATTACTTCGAAAATATTCGTGATTTGGCAACTGAAGAAATCAGAAAGAATCCGGATGCTATTGTCACAGGTCGTGATTATTTCCAAGTTATTTCTTACTTGGAGCGCATCGGTGACTATGCAAAGAATATCTGTGAATGGGTTGTTTACTTTGAAACGGGTAAGATTGTTGAATTGTAA
- a CDS encoding NUDIX hydrolase — MNYIQSIRKKVGKDKIILNFTCGILSQTGKILLQKRADKGTWGLPGGAIELGESAVEALVREFYEETGVKVTVKKLLNVYTKYSDSYPNGDEAQVITMLYLVTSETSISTNVFTSDETLELGLFDHRDMQNITIVNQQHQDMINDFFENCFPIDR, encoded by the coding sequence ATGAACTATATACAGAGTATAAGAAAAAAAGTTGGAAAAGATAAAATTATTTTAAATTTTACTTGTGGAATTTTAAGTCAAACAGGGAAAATATTATTACAAAAACGAGCAGACAAAGGAACTTGGGGTTTACCAGGTGGTGCTATTGAATTAGGTGAATCGGCTGTAGAAGCATTAGTGCGAGAGTTTTATGAAGAAACTGGAGTGAAAGTAACAGTGAAAAAACTCTTAAATGTTTATACAAAATATTCAGATAGTTATCCAAATGGTGATGAGGCACAAGTTATTACAATGTTGTATTTAGTTACATCTGAAACTTCAATCTCTACAAATGTTTTTACGAGCGACGAAACCTTAGAATTAGGGTTGTTTGATCACAGAGATATGCAAAATATCACAATTGTAAACCAGCAACATCAAGATATGATTAATGATTTTTTTGAAAATTGTTTCCCAATAGATAGATAA
- the pstB gene encoding phosphate ABC transporter ATP-binding protein PstB, protein MTEPILQVSDLSVYYNKKKALNSVSLSFQPKEITALIGPSGSGKSTLLKAINRMGDLNPEVTTTGSVVYNGHNIYSPRTDTVELRKEIGMVFQQPNPFPMSIYENVVYGLRINGEKDKQVLDEAVEKALQRASIWDEVKDRLHDSAIGLSGGQQQRVCVARVLATSPKIILLDEPTSALDPISAGKIEETLYGLKDKYTMLLVTRSMQQASRISDKTGFFLNGDLIEFNDTKEMFLYPQNKETEDYISGKFG, encoded by the coding sequence ATGACAGAACCGATTTTGCAGGTTTCAGACCTGTCAGTCTATTACAATAAAAAGAAGGCCTTGAATAGTGTTTCCTTATCATTTCAACCCAAGGAAATTACAGCCCTTATCGGACCATCAGGCTCAGGGAAGTCAACCCTGCTCAAGGCTATTAACCGAATGGGTGACCTTAATCCTGAAGTGACGACAACTGGTTCAGTGGTCTATAATGGTCACAATATCTATAGTCCTCGTACCGATACAGTTGAATTGCGTAAGGAAATTGGAATGGTATTTCAACAACCTAATCCTTTCCCTATGTCTATCTATGAAAATGTCGTCTATGGTCTCCGTATAAATGGAGAAAAGGACAAGCAGGTCTTGGATGAAGCAGTGGAGAAAGCTTTACAGCGTGCTTCAATCTGGGATGAGGTCAAGGATCGCTTGCATGACTCTGCTATTGGTCTTTCAGGTGGTCAACAGCAACGTGTTTGTGTAGCGCGCGTATTGGCGACTAGTCCTAAAATTATCCTTTTGGATGAACCAACTTCAGCCTTGGACCCTATTTCTGCGGGTAAGATTGAGGAAACCTTGTATGGTCTAAAAGACAAGTACACCATGCTTTTGGTTACTCGTTCCATGCAGCAAGCATCTCGAATCTCTGATAAAACAGGCTTTTTCCTTAATGGAGATTTGATAGAATTTAACGATACCAAGGAAATGTTCCTCTATCCTCAAAATAAAGAAACTGAGGACTACATTTCAGGTAAATTTGGATAA
- a CDS encoding ABC transporter permease has protein sequence MKKTTSKLFVVPYMLWIALFVLAPLVLIFGQSFFNIEGQFSLENYKSYFASQNLTYLKMSFNSVLYAGIVTLVTLLISYPTALFLTRLKHRQLWLMLIILPTWINLLLKAYAFIGIFGQNGSINQFLEFIGIGSQQLLFTDFSFIFVASYIELPFMILPIFNVLDDMDNNLINASYDLGATKWETFRHVIFPLSMNGVRSGVQSVFIPSLSLFMLTRLIGGNRVITLGTAIEQNFLTNDNYGMGSTIGVVLILTMFITMWVTKERRER, from the coding sequence ATGAAGAAAACAACCTCTAAACTCTTTGTAGTGCCCTACATGCTTTGGATTGCACTCTTTGTATTGGCACCCTTGGTCTTGATTTTTGGACAATCATTTTTCAACATCGAAGGCCAGTTTAGTTTAGAAAACTATAAATCCTATTTTGCGTCACAAAACTTGACCTATCTCAAAATGAGTTTTAACTCTGTTCTTTATGCTGGGATTGTGACTCTGGTGACGCTTCTTATCAGTTATCCAACAGCCCTCTTTTTGACTCGTCTCAAACACCGTCAACTCTGGCTCATGCTAATCATCTTGCCAACCTGGATCAACCTTCTCCTTAAGGCATATGCCTTTATCGGAATTTTTGGTCAAAATGGCTCTATTAATCAATTTCTAGAATTCATCGGAATTGGTTCTCAGCAGTTGCTATTTACAGATTTCTCATTTATCTTTGTCGCAAGCTATATCGAGCTTCCATTTATGATTTTGCCCATCTTCAATGTTTTGGATGATATGGATAACAATCTCATCAATGCCAGCTATGACCTTGGTGCAACCAAGTGGGAAACCTTCCGTCATGTCATCTTCCCTCTGTCTATGAACGGGGTGCGAAGCGGAGTTCAATCTGTCTTTATCCCAAGTTTGAGTCTCTTCATGTTGACACGTTTGATTGGGGGGAACCGAGTGATTACTTTGGGGACTGCCATCGAGCAGAACTTCTTGACCAATGACAACTATGGTATGGGGTCAACTATCGGTGTTGTTCTTATCCTGACCATGTTTATCACCATGTGGGTGACTAAGGAAAGGAGAGAACGATGA
- a CDS encoding ABC transporter ATP-binding protein yields the protein MKKPIIEFRNVSKVFEDSDTKVLKDINFELEEGKFYTLLGASGSGKSTILNIIAGLLDATTGDILLDGVRINDIPTNKRDVHTVFQSYALFPHMNVFENVAFPLRLRKVDKKEIEKRVLEVLKMVQLEGYEKRSIRRLSGGQRQRVAIARAIINQPRVVLLDEPLSALDLKLRTDMQYELRELQQRLGITFVFVTHDQEEALAMSDWIFVMNDGEIVQSGTPVDIYDEPINHFVATFIGESNILSGTMIEDYLVEFNGKRFEAVDGGMKPNEPVEVVIRPEDLRITLPEEGKLQVKVDTQLFRGVHYEIIAYDELGNEWMIHSTRKAIVGEEIGLDFEPEDIHIMRLNETEEEFDARIEEYVEIEEHEAGLINAIEEERDEENNL from the coding sequence TTGAAAAAGCCAATTATCGAATTCAGAAACGTTTCTAAAGTTTTTGAAGATAGTGACACTAAGGTTCTCAAGGATATTAACTTTGAGTTGGAAGAAGGAAAATTTTATACACTGCTAGGAGCTTCTGGTTCAGGAAAATCAACCATTCTAAATATTATCGCCGGTTTGTTGGATGCAACGACGGGTGATATTTTGCTAGACGGTGTTCGTATCAATGACATCCCGACCAATAAGCGCGATGTTCACACGGTCTTCCAATCTTACGCCTTGTTCCCGCATATGAATGTCTTTGAAAATGTTGCCTTTCCATTGCGATTACGCAAGGTCGATAAAAAAGAAATCGAAAAACGTGTCTTAGAAGTTCTCAAGATGGTACAGCTTGAAGGATATGAAAAACGTTCTATCCGTAGATTATCTGGAGGACAACGTCAGCGTGTAGCTATTGCGCGTGCGATTATCAACCAGCCTCGTGTGGTGCTCTTGGATGAGCCTTTGTCAGCACTTGACTTGAAGTTGCGGACAGACATGCAGTACGAACTACGTGAACTGCAACAACGCTTGGGCATCACCTTTGTCTTTGTTACTCACGATCAGGAAGAAGCCTTGGCCATGAGTGACTGGATTTTTGTCATGAATGACGGTGAGATTGTTCAGTCTGGGACACCAGTTGACATCTACGACGAGCCTATCAACCACTTTGTAGCCACCTTCATCGGTGAATCAAATATCTTGTCAGGGACCATGATTGAGGACTATTTGGTCGAGTTCAATGGCAAACGATTTGAAGCGGTCGATGGTGGGATGAAGCCAAACGAGCCTGTCGAAGTCGTCATTCGTCCAGAGGACTTGCGCATTACTCTTCCAGAAGAAGGAAAACTTCAAGTTAAAGTCGATACGCAACTCTTCCGTGGGGTTCACTATGAGATTATCGCCTATGATGAACTCGGTAACGAATGGATGATTCACTCGACTCGTAAGGCCATCGTTGGTGAGGAAATCGGTCTGGACTTTGAACCAGAAGACATCCACATCATGCGTCTCAATGAAACAGAAGAAGAGTTCGATGCTCGTATCGAAGAGTACGTAGAAATCGAAGAGCATGAAGCAGGTTTGATAAACGCTATCGAGGAGGAAAGAGATGAAGAAAACAACCTCTAA
- a CDS encoding ABC transporter substrate-binding protein translates to MKFKKWIFVLCSFLASFFLVACQSSSSSSQSAVEAIKQKGKLVVATSPDYAPFEFQALVNGKNQVVGADIDMAQAIADELGVKLEVSSMSFDNVLTSLQTGKADLAIAGISATEERKEVFDFSIPYYENKISFLIRKTDLEKYKDLDSLVSANIAAQKGTVPESMVKEQLPKAQLTSLTNMGEAVNELQSGKVDAVHMDEPVALSYATKNADLVVATVSLTMKEGEENAVAIKKGNSDLKEVVDKVIQKLKDDGTYQTYLEKAAKLTEVEQ, encoded by the coding sequence ATGAAATTTAAAAAATGGATATTTGTTTTATGTAGTTTTCTTGCAAGTTTCTTTTTAGTAGCTTGCCAATCGTCTAGCTCAAGCTCACAGTCTGCAGTAGAGGCTATCAAACAAAAAGGAAAATTGGTGGTCGCAACTAGTCCAGACTATGCTCCATTTGAGTTTCAAGCACTTGTGAATGGCAAGAACCAAGTCGTAGGAGCTGATATTGATATGGCACAAGCTATCGCTGATGAACTTGGAGTGAAATTGGAAGTTTCAAGCATGAGTTTTGATAATGTCTTGACCAGCCTTCAAACAGGGAAAGCAGATTTGGCCATTGCGGGAATCAGTGCAACTGAAGAAAGAAAAGAAGTCTTTGATTTCTCAATTCCTTACTATGAAAACAAAATTAGCTTCCTAATCAGAAAAACTGATCTTGAAAAATACAAAGATTTGGATTCTCTAGTAAGTGCAAATATTGCAGCTCAAAAAGGAACTGTCCCTGAATCTATGGTCAAAGAGCAACTTCCTAAAGCGCAGTTGACTTCATTGACAAATATGGGTGAAGCTGTTAATGAACTTCAATCAGGTAAGGTTGATGCTGTTCATATGGACGAGCCAGTAGCCCTCAGCTATGCAACAAAAAATGCTGACTTGGTTGTCGCAACAGTAAGCTTAACTATGAAAGAAGGCGAAGAAAATGCAGTTGCTATCAAGAAAGGCAATTCAGATTTGAAGGAAGTAGTTGATAAGGTTATTCAAAAACTGAAAGATGACGGTACTTATCAAACATATCTTGAAAAAGCTGCCAAGCTAACAGAAGTAGAGCAATAA